The Chitinophaga caeni genome segment ATTGTTCATATCCGGAGGACGGGTCGGAGTCAAAGCTCCAGTTTCGTTCCTGATGGATAATTTCGGTTTGCCGGATTTACCGCGGCGCGTTTTAATTACCAATACACCGTTGGCGCCACGAATACCGTAAACAGCCGTTGTAGAGGCATCCTTCAAGATAGAAACACTCTCGATCTCGTTCGGATCCAGTTGATTAACCTGGTCGTAAGTAAACTCGATATCATCCACGATGATCAATGGATTATTGGCCACGTTACCACCCGTTGTATTATAAGAACTGATACCGCGGATTTGGAATGCGGCGCCGTCTTTACCCGGTTGGCCGCTACGTTGTTGGCTGAACAAGCCGGGTAAGCGACCGGATAAAGCATTTTGCAAACTCGCGGTAGGACTTTGGCGAATTTGTTCACCCGACACGGAACTTAAGGCGCCGGTAGTAGTGATTTTTTTCTGCTCACCGTAACCTACAACTACAACTTCTTCCAAGCCCTTGTTATCAGTTTTCAAAACCACCTTCATATTGGAAGAAGCGCCGACTTCCTGCTTCAGAAAGCCCACGTAAGAAAATATCAAGGTTTTAGACTTACTTCTAATTTCGAGGGAGAAGTTACCGTTTTCATCTGTAACTACCCCGTGCGATGGCAGGTCTTTCTCGAACACACTCACACCCGGCAGCGGTTGCTTGCCATCGGTCACCTGCCCCTTTGCCACGATCTGTTGTGCCTTTACGGCCAGGTTTGCTAATAGCAAGATGGGTAAAAGGCTATATATAAATTTTTTCATGTGATGCGATTGAATACGTTTGTGAAATCTTACCAATTAGGATTCTGAGCCATGTTTGGATTAGCCAGTAATTCGCTGTAAGGGATCGGGTACAAATACATCCGGTTTACATCGAAGCTGGTTTTCAAAACATCCACGCGGTTATATCGGAAGGAATCATCATCTTGTTTGATGACCTGGATTCCCGTTAAGGTTTTATTCAAAACATCCCCCGCGATTTTCCAACGGCGGATATCCCAAAAACGCTGCTCTTCAAATGCCATCTCAACCCTGCGCTCCCCACGGATGCGATCCCTCATCTCTGCCTTGCTCAAGCCTGCCGGTAAAGCGTACGGCACTAATTTTGCCCTCCTGCGTATATCTTCAACAGCATCATAAACATCTTGGGTAGGCCCTCCAACTTCATTCAGCGCTTCGGCGTAGTTCAATAAAACTTCGGCATAACGGAAGATCGGGAAGCAGTGTTCCGCGTTGGAATAAGAATTGTTAGAGCCACCGGTACCCAGGAATTTCCTCATGTAGTAACCTGTACGTGTTTCTCCACTGGTGGCGCGGCCATAACCCAATGGCCTGTCCAAACCACCATCGAAAGTTTCCACCTTACGACCTAACCAGCTCATATTGTTATGGAAAATAGTTGCATAAAAACGGGGATCGCGACCGGCATAAGGATCATTTTCATCGTAACCGGAACCGGCTTCATGAATTCCCAAGCCATTCGCCATTCCGAATGCATCCACCAAATCCTGTGTAGGGTTGGTCAGTCCTTGATCTCCTCTTTGGGATCCCATCGGGCCATTTAACCGCTCCACCGTTGAATTGGGCGATGCCATATAAGCCAGGATAACTTCCGTGTTTTTGCGTTTCAGGAAAGCATCGGTGAAATTACCGGTCAGGCTGTAGAAATCAAGATCCATAACATCCTTCGCAGCATCCGCAGCGGCTTGCCATTTTTGTAAATCGTTAGACTCATTATGCCATGGGCTCGCGGCGTATAAGAGATTGCGGGCTTTCAGTGCTAACGCTCCCCCTTTCGTAACGCGACCGAAATAAGCAGCCGTATATTCACTAGGTAAATCATCAACGATCGCGTCTATTTCATTAGAAATGTAGCTTACTACTTCATCGTAAGAATCACGGGCTAAAGCCACGTCATCATTCAATTCAAAAACTTTATCGCCCACGATCGGCACACCTGACCAGCGTTTAGAAAGTTCGAAATATGCCATCGCCCTCATGAAACGTGCTTCGGCAATCCATTGCTCTTTCAAACCATCCGTTTTCAAAGGCACCCTTCCGATGTTTTCAAGGAAGATATTCACCTTGCGGATTACTTCGTAAGAAACCTTCCAACGGTCTTCCGGCATCAGGTACGGGCTCCATTGCCCGGTGGAAAAATATTGCACCGAAGCATTGATATTTGAAGGAACGGCATCATCGGTTCCGGCATCCAGTACGTTATTATCGATCCGGTTATAACCCCTGGGAAGGTCATTATATATATTGTAAAGGAATTTTTCAGCATTCACACCCAGGGAATCCAACGGATCGAAAACCAGTTCCAGGTCAGCGTATTCCAAAGGTTCTTTCTCCATCACATCCTTTTGGCAGGCACCCATACCTAGGAGTAAACTGCAAGCGATGTAGAGACTATATTTTTTCATAATTGTCAAGCATTAAGGTTTTACAATCCCAGGGTAATACCCCCGTTTATGATTCTTTGGTTACTGAAAATGCTCATCCTGGATTCAGGATCGAAATCACCCTCATCTTTTTTCCAAGTCAATAAATTGTACCCGTTCATGAACAAGCGTAACGTGCGTATTTTACCATGAGGGAATAATAAGGACTTGAAGTTGTAACCGATCTCAACGTTTTTCAAGCGGATATAATCACCGGAACGCATCCAGAAAGTAGATGTCTGGTTATTATTGATATTAGTACCCAGGCTCAAGCGCGGGAAAGCCGCGTTTACATTGTTGGCCGGTGTCCAGCGGTCCATATGCATTTCTAACACGTTGCCATACCCGTTGTAAAACGCGCTGCTTTCATTGGGGCCGAGGTAAAAATTACGGTTATTAACACCTTGTACCAGGAAACTGAAATCCAGTCCCTTAAAGCTGAAACCCGCACTCAAACCATAATACAACAAGGGTTTCTCGGTACCGATAGCCTGCTGATCCAAGGCATTGATCACACCATCACCATTCAGGTCCTTGTACATGATATCCCCCGGTTGCGGCGTATATCCTTGCCAGTTAGCCGTCTTCGTGATGTCAGTAGATTCCTGGTAAAAACCATCAGCTACTAAACCGAAGGACTGTCCTACTGGATGACCGGTGCGGTTCAACCAAGAATAAGGATACTGTGGATTACCATTGTAGAGCAATGTATTTTTAGCCGCGGAGAAATTGGCATTCACGAAATATTTGAATGCACCGGAAGTTTTCGGGCTAAAGTTAACAGAGGCTTCGAAACCTGAATAACGGCTTTCCCCGATATTTTCTTCCGGGAAAGGGATACCCATGATCCCGCTGTTTTGACCGCGCACCATCAACTCGTCACTGTACTTGTTGCGGTAATAATCAGCAGTTAATGATAATTGTCCATCGTAAAAGCTCGCATCCACACCGATGTTCAGTTTCAATGCTTTTTCCCAGGTGATGCCCTTGTTCACTAGGCGGGCTTCTTCTACACCGGAAATATTGGAGTTCGTTTCTCCCACATTGTAACCCGTTGTACCGATGGTAAAGTTTTGCAGGTAAGCGAAATAGCTGTTGGGATCCCCCCAGGCAGATTGACCTACGCTAGCCCTGATTTTTAAGTAAGAAATGTTTTTGGGGTGGAAGAAAGGCATATTGCTCAAAACCCAGCCCAATCCCAAAGATGGGAATACGGCGCCGCGTTTGCCGGGCTCGTAACGGTTCATAGCGCCGTAATTCAATCCCAGTTCAGCGAAATAGGTTTTATTCCAATTATAGCTGGCATTTAACCCTAGGTTCTTGTATTGAAGATCCAGTTCGGTGAAATTGTTGATATTATTGTCCACGTTATAGGTAGCGAGTAAATTCAACTGGTGACTTTTCCAGGAGCGATCGTACCCGATCATCGCGTTATAATAAGACTGGCGTATCTGGCTATTCACTTCAGCAGTTCCGGCATCTACCAGGCCGTTTTCACCGTAGCGGATATATTCGCCGGGGTTAGCATCATCCGGTTGGTACACGGCAAATGATTTGCTACGATCGATCATTTCGAGGTAATAGTTATTCATCGATAACTGTCCCTTAACCCACAAACCTTTTACGAAATCGTCCAGTTTGTACTTTAAAGCCATATCTGCGGCGATCGTACGTTCGGTATTGACCAGGTAGCCAGAGCTAACAGCGCCGGCATGGAGGTTATTCGTCCATTGGCTATTACCACCGTAAGAACCGTCAGCATTATAAACGGGGTAAGCCGTTTGCGGCGTAGAAGTGATATTATTAGCCAATGAAACAGTTCCGACACCCGGTTGGTAACCGGTTGCCAGGGAACCGAAAACGTTCAATGTCAGCTCGATATCCTTGTTAAAAGCTACGGCCGCATTGGTCCGGATATTATAGCGTTTATAATCATTGTTCGTCGAGTAAGAATTACTAGGCGAAGTGATGAAGTTTCCGCCTTGCGCGAAATGTTCCAGTGAAGTGAAGTAA includes the following:
- a CDS encoding RagB/SusD family nutrient uptake outer membrane protein translates to MKKYSLYIACSLLLGMGACQKDVMEKEPLEYADLELVFDPLDSLGVNAEKFLYNIYNDLPRGYNRIDNNVLDAGTDDAVPSNINASVQYFSTGQWSPYLMPEDRWKVSYEVIRKVNIFLENIGRVPLKTDGLKEQWIAEARFMRAMAYFELSKRWSGVPIVGDKVFELNDDVALARDSYDEVVSYISNEIDAIVDDLPSEYTAAYFGRVTKGGALALKARNLLYAASPWHNESNDLQKWQAAADAAKDVMDLDFYSLTGNFTDAFLKRKNTEVILAYMASPNSTVERLNGPMGSQRGDQGLTNPTQDLVDAFGMANGLGIHEAGSGYDENDPYAGRDPRFYATIFHNNMSWLGRKVETFDGGLDRPLGYGRATSGETRTGYYMRKFLGTGGSNNSYSNAEHCFPIFRYAEVLLNYAEALNEVGGPTQDVYDAVEDIRRRAKLVPYALPAGLSKAEMRDRIRGERRVEMAFEEQRFWDIRRWKIAGDVLNKTLTGIQVIKQDDDSFRYNRVDVLKTSFDVNRMYLYPIPYSELLANPNMAQNPNW
- a CDS encoding SusC/RagA family TonB-linked outer membrane protein; amino-acid sequence: MKLFPINKPGARYMKQWGWALAAAISLKASAQSDTTVLLKNDSSWLSQKVQLWNKQSSKADYVGAAGSIYNKDVNSTPVADVTNLMAGRIAGLYTLQLSGMNGADAAAFYLRGRTPIIVIDGVVRSFTNFNPDEIESITVLKDALATAMYGQRAANGAIVITTRNAGKHNFEINASAQAGVMDFLYKPKLANAFQYATLYNEAQENMTPGSTPRYTQDELAAWSNHTNDPYAQPDVNWYDEIIKQNPLQQRYNISLAGKSSNYHYFTSLEHFAQGGNFITSPSNSYSTNNDYKRYNIRTNAAVAFNKDIELTLNVFGSLATGYQPGVGTVSLANNITSTPQTAYPVYNADGSYGGNSQWTNNLHAGAVSSGYLVNTERTIAADMALKYKLDDFVKGLWVKGQLSMNNYYLEMIDRSKSFAVYQPDDANPGEYIRYGENGLVDAGTAEVNSQIRQSYYNAMIGYDRSWKSHQLNLLATYNVDNNINNFTELDLQYKNLGLNASYNWNKTYFAELGLNYGAMNRYEPGKRGAVFPSLGLGWVLSNMPFFHPKNISYLKIRASVGQSAWGDPNSYFAYLQNFTIGTTGYNVGETNSNISGVEEARLVNKGITWEKALKLNIGVDASFYDGQLSLTADYYRNKYSDELMVRGQNSGIMGIPFPEENIGESRYSGFEASVNFSPKTSGAFKYFVNANFSAAKNTLLYNGNPQYPYSWLNRTGHPVGQSFGLVADGFYQESTDITKTANWQGYTPQPGDIMYKDLNGDGVINALDQQAIGTEKPLLYYGLSAGFSFKGLDFSFLVQGVNNRNFYLGPNESSAFYNGYGNVLEMHMDRWTPANNVNAAFPRLSLGTNINNNQTSTFWMRSGDYIRLKNVEIGYNFKSLLFPHGKIRTLRLFMNGYNLLTWKKDEGDFDPESRMSIFSNQRIINGGITLGL